The Engystomops pustulosus chromosome 1, aEngPut4.maternal, whole genome shotgun sequence genome has a window encoding:
- the LOC140116666 gene encoding olfactory receptor 11L1-like — protein sequence MQFTNQSGGNDFSILGLLNSAEANIPLFVVFLLIFLVTIIGNVIILTVVTMDQSLQIPMYFFLSNLSFLEIWYTMTIVPKLLANLLMKSNNISFSGCMTQLFFFVAFGATECYLLLVMAYDRYMAICKPLYYSSLMNTSTCLQLVVGSWVTGALTGLIPSLFISLLDFCESRQVNHFFCDIPPLLELSCGDIYLAEISIFILSLTVLFSCLLLTLVSYFYIVISILRMKSNSSRSRTFSTCGSHLTVVLIYYGTMIFMYVRPHSSYSSDMKKFISVFYTVVTPGLNPIIYSLRNKEVKMSVKKIIQRILPSCFNRPNYSTQRNLSTIF from the coding sequence ATGCAATTTACCAACCAAAGTGGTGGAAATGATTTTTCAATTCTAGGTCTATTAAACTCTGCAGAAGCCAACATTCCCCTGTTTGTTGTATTCCTTTTAATATTTCTGGTGACAATCATTGGAAATGTCATCATTTTGACTGTGGTGACAATGGATCAGTCTCTACAAatccccatgtacttcttcctttCCAACTTGTCTTTTCTGGAAATATGGTATACAATGACAATAGTGCCAAAACTTTTAGCTAACCTGTTAATGAAAAGCAATAATATTTCCTTTTCGGGATGCATGACTCAACTGTTTTTCTTTGTTGCATTTGGGGCCACTGAATGTTATTTGCTGTTAGTCATGGCATATGATCGGTACATGGCTATCTGTAAACCTCTCTATTATTCAAGCCTGATGAATACAAGTACATGTCTACAACTGGTTGTTGGCTCCTGGGTAACAGGGGCTCTTACCGGATTGATACCTTCTCTCTTTATCTCTCTGTTAGACTTCTGTGAGTCTCGCCAGGTGAATCACTTCTTTTGTGACATCCCACCTTTGTTAGAGCTGTCTTGTGGTGACATCTACTTGGCAGAAATCTCCATTTTTATCTTGTCTCTTACTGTTCTGTTTTCCTGTTTATTGCTTACTTTGGTGTCCTACTTCTATATTGTCATCTCCATACTACGTATGAAGTCCAATAGTAGCAGGAGTAGAACCTTTTCTACATGTGGCTCTCATCTTACTGTTGTACTGATCTACTATGGTACTATGATATTTATGTATGTTCGTCCTCACTCCAGCTATTCATCAGATATGAAGAagtttatttctgttttttacacAGTTGTAACTCCAGGACTAAATCCTATCATTTACAGCCTAAGAAACAAGGAGGTTAAAATGTCTGTTAAAAAGATTATACAGAGAATCTTACCATCATGCTTTAATAGACCAAACTATTCAACCCAGAGGAATCTAAGTACTATTTTCTAA